A region from the Bombyx mori chromosome 15, ASM3026992v2 genome encodes:
- the LOC101746277 gene encoding uncharacterized protein LOC101746277 produces MKFERVFPEEYPNVYSKWKDGNVEWVIQDLPPEDDEEAIKILVDHLCADETLCKTSDLLNDPESVRGMSEFWRIFLGKRMSLGCYASTNGNKKLVALNCCFVSCKGEDIDCEIVGKAWKNVYDVLDYAVSKFDVFEYLGTDKVLEGMGLVVSRNYRGAKLGSKIVAAREPLCYTQGIKATATVFTGIASQKCAESCGFVTTFEFPLSEVAETGLNYSKDDTRLIKLMVKKYDF; encoded by the exons ATGAAATTCGAACGAGTATTCCCCGAAGAATATCCCAATGTATACAGCAAATGGAAAGATGGTAATGTCGAATGGGTGATCCAGGATCTGCCGCCGGAAGATGATGAAGAAGCCATCAAGATACTAGTAGACCATCTGTGCGCCGATGAGACCTTGTGTAAAACAAGCG ATTTGCTGAATGATCCGGAAAGCGTTCGGGGTATGAGTGAATTCTGGAGAATTTTCCTTGGCAAGAGAATGAGTCTTGGATGTTATGCGTCAACCAATGGAAACAAGAAACTGGTCGCATTGAACTGTTGCTTTGTGTCTTGTAAAGGAGAGGATATTGATTGTGAG ATCGTTGGCAAGGCATGGAAGAACGTGTATGATGTTTTGGATTACGCTGTGTCGAAATTCGATGTATTTGAATATCTCGGTACTGACAAAGTCTTGGAGGGCATGGGCTTGGTGGTCTCCAGGAATTATAGGGGAGCTAAACTCGGAAGCAAGATTGTAGCGGCAAG GGAGCCCTTATGCTACACCCAAGGGATTAAGGCCACAGCCACCGTGTTCACCGGTATAGCGTCACAGAAATGCGCTGAAAGCTGCGGTTTTGTCACAACATTTGAATTCCCTTTGAGTGAAGTAGCTGAAACCGGCTTGAACTACTCCAAAGATGACACGCGTTTAATCAAGCTTATGGTTAAGAAATATGACTTTTGA